One genomic window of Microbacterium sp. BH-3-3-3 includes the following:
- a CDS encoding amino acid ABC transporter ATP-binding protein, whose translation MTAVTATRGLVEIHNVHKSFHGVEVLNGIDLTVEPGEVVALLGPSGSGKSTLLRTINHLETVDAGSITVDGEFIGYELRHGRLHELHEREVLQRRTRVGIVFQNFHLFPHLTALENITEAPLALKRLGRDEARGLGRSLLDRVGLADKADAYPRQLSGGQQQRVAIARALALTPQVLLFDEPTSALDPELVGEVLDVIRDLAKLGTTLVIVTHEIGFAREVADRVVFLDQGRIVEQGTPDQVLEHPRHPRTREFLAKVLG comes from the coding sequence ATGACCGCCGTCACCGCGACGCGCGGGCTCGTCGAGATCCATAACGTGCACAAGAGCTTCCACGGCGTCGAAGTGCTCAACGGCATCGACCTCACGGTCGAGCCCGGCGAGGTCGTGGCGCTGCTCGGACCCAGCGGTTCCGGCAAGTCGACGCTGCTGCGCACGATCAACCACCTCGAGACGGTGGATGCCGGCTCGATCACGGTCGACGGCGAGTTCATCGGCTACGAGCTGCGCCACGGCAGGCTGCACGAGTTGCACGAGCGCGAGGTGCTGCAGCGGCGGACGCGGGTGGGGATCGTGTTCCAGAACTTCCACCTCTTCCCCCACCTCACCGCGCTCGAGAACATCACCGAGGCGCCCCTGGCCCTGAAACGGCTGGGGAGAGACGAGGCGCGCGGGCTCGGCCGGAGCCTGCTCGACCGGGTCGGTCTCGCCGACAAGGCCGACGCCTACCCGAGGCAGCTCTCGGGCGGCCAGCAGCAGCGCGTCGCCATCGCTCGAGCGCTGGCCCTCACACCTCAGGTGCTGCTCTTCGACGAACCCACGAGCGCGCTCGATCCGGAACTCGTCGGCGAGGTGCTCGACGTCATCCGCGACCTCGCGAAGCTCGGCACCACGCTGGTGATCGTCACGCACGAGATCGGCTTCGCCCGCGAGGTGGCCGATCGCGTCGTGTTCCTCGACCAGGGGCGCATCGTCGAACAGGGCACGCCCGACCAGGTGCTGGAACACCCGCGGCACCCGCGTACGCGCGAGTTCCTGGCCAAAGTCCTCGGCTGA
- a CDS encoding ABC transporter substrate-binding protein encodes MALSKKQSIAIGVIAAAVVAVVAGGVALGINRPAEAVAAAEPSASAPAVEWVHTDPIPDAVAALEASGFTPIEPGKLTVAVGAFVPPLSYVPDGETLPAGTEPNIGSLIAESLGLEYNPVVVAWADWPLGIQSGKYDLITSNVTVTEERKELYDFASYRQDLLGFAVRSDSAIEKIDKADDISGLKVVVGSGTNQEKVLLSWNTELTAAGKAPAELNYYDDNAAATLALQSGRVDATFGPNATAAWAAKETGETKIVGIVPGGWPLQADIAAGTKKGNGLVEPVNVALEELIRNGKYADVLKVWNLESEGIETSQINPPGLPKS; translated from the coding sequence ATGGCCCTCAGCAAGAAGCAGAGCATCGCGATCGGCGTGATCGCCGCGGCGGTCGTCGCCGTCGTCGCCGGCGGCGTCGCCCTCGGCATCAACCGCCCGGCCGAAGCGGTCGCGGCGGCGGAGCCCTCGGCATCCGCCCCCGCCGTCGAGTGGGTGCACACCGATCCGATCCCCGACGCCGTCGCCGCGCTCGAAGCCAGCGGCTTCACGCCCATCGAGCCGGGCAAGCTCACCGTCGCGGTCGGAGCCTTCGTGCCCCCGCTGAGCTACGTGCCCGACGGCGAGACGCTGCCCGCCGGCACCGAGCCCAACATCGGCTCGCTCATCGCCGAGAGCCTCGGCCTCGAGTACAACCCCGTCGTGGTGGCGTGGGCGGATTGGCCCCTCGGCATCCAATCGGGCAAGTACGACCTCATCACCTCGAACGTCACCGTGACCGAGGAGCGCAAGGAGCTGTACGACTTCGCCAGCTACCGGCAGGACCTGCTCGGCTTCGCCGTGCGCTCCGACAGCGCGATCGAGAAGATCGACAAGGCCGACGACATCTCGGGCCTCAAGGTCGTCGTGGGCTCGGGCACGAACCAAGAGAAGGTGCTGCTGAGCTGGAACACCGAGCTGACGGCCGCGGGCAAGGCCCCCGCCGAGCTCAACTACTACGACGACAATGCCGCGGCGACCCTCGCCCTGCAGTCGGGCCGCGTCGACGCGACCTTCGGTCCGAACGCCACCGCCGCGTGGGCGGCGAAAGAGACCGGCGAGACCAAGATCGTCGGGATCGTCCCCGGCGGCTGGCCGCTGCAGGCCGACATCGCCGCGGGCACGAAGAAGGGCAACGGGCTCGTCGAGCCGGTCAACGTCGCGCTCGAGGAGCTCATCCGGAATGGAAAGTACGCCGACGTGTTGAAGGTGTGGAACCTCGAGTCCGAGGGCATCGAGACCTCGCAGATCAACCCGCCCGGACTCCCGAAGTCCTGA
- a CDS encoding M20/M25/M40 family metallo-hydrolase, whose translation MADISPLEAEALEFIRALIRIDSVNTGEAATIGDGETRAALFVQDQLRDAGYDTTLVEPVPGRASVIARLAGSDPDAGALVAHAHLDVVPVEAENWTHPPFGAEIHDGVLYGRGAVDMKNFAGMLLAIARAFRRDGIVPRRDLIFAFFADEEAGGVWGARWIVDNRPELFAGATEALSEVGGFSLPLPDDRCAYLVATAEKGVTWATLTARGHAAHGSRPTADNAIVRLSRAVAAVGAHRFPLVRTATLERFLEVYGRASGRPFDGADLDDDLERLGFAASLIGASTRSTASPTVLEAGTKTNVIPSSASARLDIRVLPGQDDALRDELTALVGPDIEIAWGRAVHAIESPVDARLVDVLQDAITAEDPGGTVVPYLLPASTDNKHLAHLGIRGYGFVPLRVPADFDVFGQFHAADECVPVDALHFGTRVTARILREA comes from the coding sequence GTGGCCGACATATCCCCCCTCGAGGCCGAGGCGCTCGAGTTCATCCGCGCCCTGATCCGCATCGACAGCGTCAACACGGGCGAGGCCGCGACCATCGGCGACGGCGAGACCCGGGCCGCGCTGTTCGTGCAGGACCAGCTGCGCGACGCCGGGTACGACACGACGCTGGTCGAGCCGGTGCCGGGACGCGCGAGCGTGATCGCGCGTCTGGCGGGGTCGGATCCGGATGCCGGAGCACTCGTCGCCCACGCCCATCTCGACGTCGTGCCCGTCGAGGCCGAGAACTGGACGCACCCGCCCTTCGGGGCCGAGATCCACGACGGCGTCCTGTACGGCCGAGGGGCCGTCGACATGAAGAACTTCGCCGGGATGCTGCTCGCGATCGCCCGCGCCTTCCGCCGCGACGGCATCGTGCCGCGGCGCGACCTGATCTTCGCCTTCTTCGCCGACGAAGAGGCCGGGGGCGTCTGGGGCGCACGGTGGATCGTCGACAACCGCCCCGAGCTGTTCGCCGGAGCCACCGAAGCGCTCAGCGAAGTGGGCGGCTTCTCGCTGCCGCTGCCCGACGACCGCTGCGCCTACCTCGTCGCCACCGCCGAGAAGGGCGTCACCTGGGCCACACTCACCGCGCGCGGCCACGCGGCCCACGGCTCGCGGCCCACCGCCGACAACGCCATCGTGCGGCTGTCGCGGGCGGTCGCCGCCGTCGGCGCGCACCGCTTCCCCCTCGTGCGCACGGCCACCCTCGAGCGTTTCCTCGAGGTCTACGGACGCGCCAGCGGTCGTCCCTTCGACGGTGCCGACCTCGACGACGATCTCGAGCGGCTGGGTTTCGCCGCCTCGCTGATCGGCGCGAGCACCCGCTCGACGGCCTCGCCCACCGTGCTCGAGGCGGGCACCAAGACGAACGTCATCCCCTCGTCGGCCTCGGCGCGCCTCGACATCCGCGTGCTGCCCGGGCAGGACGACGCCCTGCGCGACGAGCTCACGGCGCTCGTCGGACCCGACATCGAGATCGCGTGGGGACGCGCGGTGCACGCGATCGAGTCGCCCGTCGACGCGCGGCTCGTCGACGTGCTGCAGGACGCCATCACCGCGGAGGACCCCGGGGGCACGGTCGTGCCGTACCTGCTGCCTGCCAGCACCGACAACAAGCACCTCGCACACCTCGGCATCCGGGGCTACGGTTTCGTGCCGTTGCGGGTGCCCGCCGACTTCGACGTGTTCGGGCAGTTCCACGCCGCCGACGAGTGCGTGCCCGTCGACGCCCTGCACTTCGGCACGCGGGTGACGGCTCGGATCCTGCGCGAGGCGTGA
- a CDS encoding GNAT family N-acetyltransferase, with protein sequence MTAVDSTWTIERVDWHDERAVALRAAMDDEIGPRYAAAFAAFDDETRALLAEDFAVDPATIVDVLLVHDGSSGEPVGHAALRALGGELEVKRVFVDRRARGQGASRALMAELERIARHRGASRLILQTGDRQPEAIALYERIGYHAIDTFAPYVRFPASRCFAKPLAAGSPAA encoded by the coding sequence ATGACGGCGGTGGACAGCACGTGGACGATCGAGCGGGTCGACTGGCACGACGAGCGGGCGGTGGCGTTGCGCGCCGCGATGGATGACGAGATCGGCCCGCGGTACGCCGCGGCGTTCGCGGCGTTCGATGACGAGACGCGCGCCCTGCTGGCCGAGGACTTCGCGGTCGATCCCGCCACGATCGTCGACGTGCTGCTCGTGCACGACGGGTCGTCCGGAGAGCCGGTCGGCCACGCGGCGCTCCGCGCCCTCGGCGGCGAGCTCGAGGTCAAGCGTGTCTTCGTCGATCGCCGCGCCCGCGGGCAGGGGGCGAGTCGCGCGCTCATGGCCGAGCTCGAGCGCATCGCGCGGCACCGGGGCGCGTCCCGGCTCATCCTGCAGACCGGCGACCGGCAGCCCGAGGCCATCGCGCTGTACGAGCGCATCGGGTACCACGCCATCGACACGTTTGCGCCGTACGTGCGGTTCCCCGCCTCGCGGTGCTTCGCGAAGCCGCTGGCCGCGGGATCGCCGGCCGCGTGA
- a CDS encoding GNAT family N-acetyltransferase — protein MTTSLPADRAAGAGDALAPAEARTDAPALTIRLVTPDEHADAGRLTADAYRHSYEGLTAGYLASLADVATRVAQGEVWVALDGDEIVGTVWTPRPGERLSPLAVEGELDFRQLAVAPTARGRGVGEALTRHVIELARARGAERVVMNSGPEMLGAHALYLKLGFRRLTEREHPVEVEPGRFLDLRAFAYDL, from the coding sequence ATGACCACCTCCCTCCCCGCCGACCGCGCCGCGGGCGCCGGCGACGCCCTCGCGCCGGCCGAAGCCCGCACCGACGCCCCCGCCCTGACCATCCGCCTCGTCACGCCCGACGAGCACGCGGATGCCGGGCGCCTCACCGCCGACGCCTACCGCCACAGCTACGAAGGGCTCACCGCGGGCTACCTCGCGTCGCTCGCCGACGTTGCGACCCGGGTCGCGCAGGGCGAGGTGTGGGTCGCCCTCGACGGCGACGAGATCGTGGGCACCGTCTGGACACCCCGGCCCGGCGAGCGCCTGTCTCCGCTCGCGGTCGAGGGCGAGCTCGACTTCCGTCAGCTCGCCGTCGCGCCGACGGCCCGGGGGCGCGGCGTGGGCGAGGCCCTCACCCGTCACGTGATCGAGCTCGCCCGGGCGCGCGGAGCGGAGCGCGTCGTGATGAACAGCGGCCCCGAGATGCTGGGCGCCCACGCGCTGTACCTCAAGCTCGGCTTCCGCCGGCTGACCGAGCGCGAGCATCCGGTCGAGGTCGAGCCGGGGCGCTTCCTCGACCTGCGGGCATTCGCGTACGACCTCTGA
- a CDS encoding GNAT family N-acetyltransferase: MTSASLLDVPHADATVLDNAAWHSLAGPHSSFAIGGDLVRRYPEDVAPFVAVRTWDEPGVWDALRDLVGPGADVGLSGYEGGFPEGWEYLGGGEGVQLVETDALRTRPDDEAIELDAADAADMIAIVDRNQPGPFRPRTYELGRYIGIRREGRLVAMAGERLHPTGWTEISAVAVDADHRRQGLASRLVLDVAFHIQQRGDRALLHAAATNVGAIAAYERLGFALRRRNRFVSVRTPA, from the coding sequence GTGACCTCCGCATCGCTCCTCGACGTCCCCCACGCCGACGCCACCGTCCTCGACAACGCCGCCTGGCACTCCCTGGCCGGCCCGCACTCCTCGTTCGCCATCGGCGGCGACCTCGTCCGCCGGTATCCCGAGGACGTCGCGCCGTTCGTCGCCGTGCGCACGTGGGACGAACCCGGGGTCTGGGACGCCCTGCGCGACCTCGTCGGACCGGGCGCCGACGTCGGCCTGTCGGGCTACGAGGGCGGCTTCCCCGAGGGGTGGGAGTACCTCGGCGGAGGCGAGGGGGTGCAGCTCGTCGAGACCGACGCCCTGCGGACGCGTCCCGATGACGAAGCGATCGAACTGGATGCCGCGGACGCGGCCGACATGATCGCGATCGTCGACCGTAATCAGCCCGGCCCCTTCCGGCCCCGCACCTACGAGCTGGGTCGATACATCGGCATCCGTCGCGAAGGCCGCCTGGTGGCCATGGCCGGCGAGCGCCTCCACCCCACGGGGTGGACCGAGATCAGCGCGGTCGCGGTGGATGCCGACCACCGGCGCCAGGGCCTCGCCTCGCGCCTCGTGCTCGACGTGGCGTTCCACATCCAGCAGCGCGGGGACCGCGCACTGCTGCACGCGGCGGCGACGAACGTCGGGGCGATCGCGGCGTACGAGCGACTGGGTTTCGCGCTGCGGCGGCGGAACCGGTTCGTCTCGGTGCGGACACCGGCGTGA
- a CDS encoding amino acid ABC transporter permease, giving the protein MTTTAPASAARPNAEPTGTPAAARIDLGTIAVVPTRHWWRWIFSALLVFVVAQFAWSLVTNDRYMWDTFAQYFFSEPVLIGIGYTLSLTAISTVVGFTLGTVLALGRLSASPLLNAAAWGYIWFFRSVPLVVQIIVWYNLGYLYPTLGLGTPFTTDFWIVEFPTVQLVSAFAAAILGLGLHQAAYSAEIIRGGLVSVDPGQHEAAAALGIPASRRLFRIILPQAMRSIVPNATNEVIGLVKGASVVFVIAIPELFYAVQVIYNRNSRVIPLLLVAVVWYTLITTILSVAQYYIERHYARGAARALPPTPVQRARTWAGVQWARLGDTPAPPGRTDATEPAATSTGGRA; this is encoded by the coding sequence ATGACCACCACCGCGCCGGCGTCCGCCGCCCGCCCGAACGCCGAACCCACCGGCACGCCCGCCGCCGCCCGAATCGACCTCGGCACCATCGCCGTCGTCCCCACGCGTCACTGGTGGCGCTGGATCTTCAGCGCGCTGCTGGTGTTCGTCGTCGCGCAGTTCGCGTGGAGCCTCGTCACGAACGACCGCTACATGTGGGACACCTTCGCGCAGTACTTCTTCTCGGAGCCCGTGCTCATCGGCATCGGTTACACGCTCTCGCTCACCGCCATCTCGACGGTCGTGGGGTTCACGCTCGGCACGGTCCTCGCCCTCGGCCGCCTGTCGGCGTCGCCGCTGCTCAACGCCGCGGCGTGGGGCTACATCTGGTTCTTCCGCTCGGTGCCCCTCGTGGTGCAGATCATCGTCTGGTACAACCTCGGCTACCTGTACCCGACACTGGGCCTGGGCACCCCGTTCACCACCGACTTCTGGATCGTGGAGTTCCCGACGGTGCAGCTGGTCAGCGCGTTCGCGGCGGCAATCCTGGGGCTGGGTCTTCATCAGGCGGCCTACTCGGCCGAGATCATCCGCGGCGGTCTCGTCTCGGTCGACCCCGGTCAGCACGAGGCGGCGGCGGCGCTGGGCATCCCGGCATCCCGTCGGCTGTTCCGCATCATCCTCCCGCAGGCCATGCGCTCGATCGTGCCCAACGCCACGAACGAGGTGATCGGTCTGGTGAAGGGCGCGTCGGTGGTCTTCGTGATCGCCATCCCCGAACTCTTCTACGCGGTGCAGGTCATCTACAACCGCAACAGCCGGGTGATCCCGCTGCTGCTGGTGGCGGTGGTCTGGTACACGCTCATCACGACGATCCTCAGCGTCGCCCAGTACTACATCGAGCGCCACTACGCCCGGGGCGCGGCTCGGGCCCTGCCGCCGACCCCGGTGCAGCGGGCGCGCACCTGGGCCGGCGTCCAGTGGGCGCGCCTCGGCGACACCCCGGCGCCGCCGGGGCGAACGGATGCCACCGAGCCCGCCGCGACGTCGACGGGGGGCCGCGCATGA
- a CDS encoding carboxymuconolactone decarboxylase family protein has protein sequence MSEYFDRTADKTYTKVYKAETPDILAAFAAFDQAVFAPEGRAIPLKYRELIALAVGITTQCVYCIDGHSQNAVKAGATEAELAEAAWVATAIRAGGGYAHGRLAFKLADDARPDHQH, from the coding sequence ATGTCCGAGTACTTCGACCGCACCGCCGACAAGACCTACACCAAGGTCTACAAGGCCGAGACGCCCGACATCCTCGCCGCGTTCGCCGCCTTCGACCAGGCCGTCTTCGCTCCCGAGGGGCGCGCGATCCCGCTGAAGTACCGCGAGCTGATCGCGCTGGCGGTGGGCATCACGACGCAGTGCGTGTACTGCATCGACGGGCACTCGCAGAACGCCGTGAAGGCCGGCGCGACCGAGGCCGAGCTCGCCGAGGCGGCGTGGGTCGCCACCGCCATCCGCGCCGGCGGCGGCTACGCGCACGGACGCCTGGCGTTCAAACTCGCCGACGACGCCCGTCCCGACCACCAGCACTGA
- a CDS encoding L,D-transpeptidase family protein codes for MIRRTTARALVGASTLLVALLFTGCVAASPPAATPAASRSAATPVPKFRSPESTAPPAVGTSATAVAEQLAIHAEPGGDVTQTLPNPQESGAPLTLLVVARQDGWLQVALAQRPNGSTGWVAADAVTLQTLVYSLDVSTEQNTLTLSESGRAVKTYAAATGTGGTPTPHGAFYLTELLEPTNEGYGPYAFGLSAFSDVLSSFGGGPGQIGLHGTDDEASIGQSASHGCIRLSNADITELAQILPLGTPVTVGP; via the coding sequence GTGATCCGCCGTACGACCGCTCGCGCCCTGGTGGGAGCATCGACCCTGCTGGTGGCCCTGCTCTTCACCGGGTGCGTCGCGGCGAGCCCGCCCGCGGCGACGCCGGCCGCCTCCCGCTCCGCCGCCACCCCCGTACCGAAGTTCCGCAGTCCCGAATCCACCGCACCACCCGCCGTCGGAACCTCGGCGACCGCCGTCGCGGAGCAGCTCGCGATCCACGCGGAGCCCGGCGGCGACGTGACCCAGACGCTCCCGAACCCCCAGGAGTCCGGTGCGCCGCTGACGCTCCTCGTCGTCGCGCGCCAAGACGGGTGGCTGCAGGTCGCCCTCGCTCAGCGACCGAACGGGAGTACGGGATGGGTCGCCGCCGATGCCGTCACCCTGCAGACCCTCGTTTACAGCCTCGACGTCTCCACCGAGCAGAACACCCTGACGCTGAGCGAGAGCGGCCGAGCGGTGAAGACCTACGCCGCGGCCACGGGCACGGGTGGAACCCCCACGCCCCACGGTGCGTTCTACCTCACCGAGCTCTTGGAGCCCACGAACGAGGGGTACGGACCCTACGCCTTCGGCTTATCGGCGTTCTCCGACGTGCTCTCCAGCTTCGGTGGGGGCCCGGGGCAGATCGGCCTGCACGGCACCGATGACGAGGCGAGCATCGGCCAGTCCGCCAGTCACGGGTGCATCCGCCTGTCCAACGCCGACATCACCGAGCTCGCCCAGATCCTCCCTCTCGGCACTCCTGTCACCGTCGGCCCGTGA
- a CDS encoding LLM class flavin-dependent oxidoreductase: protein MAGVTRALRSLGFLTIGLFDRDDPRAGHETTLSIIERGERLGFDSAWLRDRHLQYGLSSPVAVLAAASQRTSRIRLGTAVIPLGYENPFRLAEDLATVDVLSGGRLEPGFSVGPPRRLDEIAAALYPDTSDHEDFGYGRLARLRRFLAGEAVSPFAGTEGIEEYSERIEPHSAGLADRLWYGAGSPTSTTWAAENGFHLLTSSVIQSTTSTDFDTEQYAQIRLYRDTHADGQNARVSQGLVVVPTDTATPDQRRRYEAYAESRRGRVGIPQGPRGLLFAADLVGTSEQIAEQLQATASFAEIDEVAFALPFDLAPDDYVQILEDIAGRLGPLLGWSPTP from the coding sequence GTGGCCGGTGTGACCCGCGCGCTCCGCTCCCTCGGCTTCCTCACCATCGGCCTCTTCGACCGCGACGACCCGCGCGCCGGGCACGAGACCACCCTGTCGATCATCGAGCGCGGCGAGCGCCTCGGCTTCGACAGCGCGTGGCTGCGTGATCGGCACCTGCAGTACGGCCTGTCCTCCCCCGTCGCGGTGCTCGCCGCGGCATCCCAGCGCACGAGTCGCATCCGGCTCGGAACCGCGGTCATCCCGCTCGGCTACGAGAACCCGTTCCGCCTCGCCGAAGACCTGGCCACCGTCGACGTGCTCAGCGGTGGACGCCTGGAGCCGGGCTTCTCGGTGGGTCCGCCGCGCCGGCTCGACGAGATCGCCGCCGCGCTGTACCCCGACACGTCCGACCACGAGGACTTCGGATACGGGCGCCTCGCGCGGCTCCGCCGCTTCCTCGCGGGCGAGGCCGTCAGCCCGTTCGCGGGCACCGAGGGCATCGAGGAGTATTCCGAGCGCATCGAACCGCACTCCGCGGGCCTCGCCGACCGGCTCTGGTACGGCGCAGGAAGCCCCACCTCGACGACCTGGGCGGCCGAGAACGGCTTCCACCTACTGACCAGCAGCGTCATCCAGTCGACGACGTCGACCGACTTCGACACCGAGCAGTACGCGCAGATCCGCCTGTACCGCGACACGCACGCCGACGGCCAGAACGCCCGCGTGTCACAGGGTCTCGTGGTGGTCCCCACCGACACGGCCACACCCGACCAGCGTCGGCGATACGAGGCCTACGCCGAGTCGCGGCGCGGGCGCGTCGGCATCCCCCAGGGTCCCCGCGGGCTGCTGTTCGCCGCCGACCTCGTCGGCACCTCGGAGCAGATCGCCGAGCAGCTGCAGGCGACGGCGTCGTTCGCCGAGATCGACGAGGTGGCCTTCGCCCTGCCGTTCGACCTCGCACCCGACGACTACGTGCAGATCCTCGAGGACATCGCGGGGCGGTTGGGGCCGCTGCTGGGGTGGAGCCCGACGCCGTGA
- the uraH gene encoding hydroxyisourate hydrolase, whose translation MSHLTTHILDATAGTPAAGVAVTLAHLDGATIDAAETDADGRLALGPDRLDDGDYSLTFATGAYFRSRGVASFHPVASVAFTVAGDAHLHVPLLLSPFAYSTYRGS comes from the coding sequence ATGAGCCACCTCACCACCCACATCCTGGATGCCACGGCGGGCACCCCCGCCGCGGGCGTCGCCGTGACGCTGGCCCATCTCGACGGCGCGACGATCGACGCGGCCGAGACCGACGCCGACGGCCGCCTCGCCCTCGGTCCCGACCGCCTCGACGACGGCGACTACAGCCTGACCTTCGCCACCGGGGCGTACTTCCGGTCCCGGGGTGTCGCGTCGTTCCACCCCGTGGCGAGCGTCGCGTTCACCGTCGCGGGCGACGCGCACCTGCACGTGCCGCTCCTTTTGAGCCCGTTCGCCTACTCGACCTACCGCGGCAGCTGA
- the hpxO gene encoding FAD-dependent urate hydroxylase HpxO, translating into MRVIVIGAGVGGTSAALALQKLGHDVVVYDRMRENRPVGAALSLWSNGVKVLNWLGLGPQVVALGGRMDDMAYYDGHTGDELCRFSLAPVTTQTGQRPYPVARADLQQLMMDAVGPANIHLGRQLVGVSDDGETVTATFADGTTDTADLLIGADGARSLVRDYVTEPTGIRPERTYSGYVNYNGLVAADERIGPLDQWTTYVGDGKRCAVMPVAGDRFYFFVDVPGPSGVVEDRMSALEAAFGSWGAPGVRALLDGIDPDESLNRVEIWDIDPFDTWVRGRVAILGDAAHNTAPDIGQGACSALEDSFALGIVFATSTLGVEDALKRYERIRTERAGDLVLRARKRAHETHAFDVDATQAWYDGLRREDGTGVIRGIVGNIEGSPVELGASVLG; encoded by the coding sequence ATGAGAGTCATCGTCATCGGCGCGGGCGTCGGCGGCACCTCGGCCGCCCTCGCCCTGCAGAAGCTCGGCCACGACGTCGTCGTCTACGACCGGATGCGCGAGAACCGCCCGGTCGGAGCAGCCCTGTCGCTGTGGTCCAACGGCGTCAAGGTGCTGAACTGGCTCGGCCTCGGACCCCAGGTCGTCGCCCTCGGCGGGCGGATGGACGACATGGCCTACTACGACGGCCACACCGGAGACGAGCTCTGCCGCTTCAGCCTCGCCCCCGTCACCACCCAGACCGGTCAGCGTCCGTACCCGGTCGCGCGCGCCGACCTGCAGCAGCTGATGATGGATGCCGTCGGACCCGCGAACATCCATCTCGGCCGTCAGCTGGTCGGGGTGTCCGACGACGGCGAGACGGTGACGGCCACGTTCGCCGACGGGACGACCGACACCGCCGACCTGCTCATCGGCGCCGACGGAGCACGCTCGCTCGTGCGGGACTACGTCACCGAGCCCACCGGCATCCGCCCCGAACGCACGTACTCCGGCTACGTCAACTACAACGGCCTCGTCGCCGCCGACGAGCGCATCGGGCCGCTCGACCAATGGACGACCTACGTCGGCGACGGCAAACGGTGTGCCGTCATGCCCGTCGCGGGCGACCGCTTCTACTTCTTCGTCGATGTGCCCGGGCCTTCGGGTGTGGTCGAAGACCGCATGTCGGCTCTCGAGGCCGCGTTCGGCTCGTGGGGCGCCCCCGGGGTGCGCGCGCTCCTCGACGGCATCGACCCCGACGAGTCCCTGAACCGCGTGGAGATCTGGGACATCGACCCGTTCGACACCTGGGTGCGCGGTCGCGTGGCCATCCTCGGCGACGCGGCGCACAACACCGCCCCCGACATCGGTCAGGGCGCCTGCTCTGCCCTGGAAGACAGCTTCGCCCTGGGCATCGTGTTCGCGACCTCGACCCTCGGCGTCGAAGACGCGTTGAAGCGGTACGAGCGCATCCGCACCGAGCGGGCGGGCGACCTGGTGCTGCGCGCCCGCAAGCGCGCGCACGAGACGCACGCCTTCGACGTCGACGCGACCCAGGCCTGGTACGACGGACTGCGCCGTGAGGACGGCACGGGCGTCATCCGCGGCATCGTCGGCAACATCGAGGGCAGCCCGGTGGAACTCGGGGCGAGCGTGCTGGGCTGA